One Hevea brasiliensis isolate MT/VB/25A 57/8 chromosome 5, ASM3005281v1, whole genome shotgun sequence genomic region harbors:
- the LOC110662669 gene encoding protein RGF1 INDUCIBLE TRANSCRIPTION FACTOR 1: MEKLLVPPWLESLLSAAFFTICRTHGDAARSECNMYCLDCRGDAFCFYCRSSRHRDHQVIQIRRSSYHDVVRVSEIQKVLDISGVQTYVINSARVMFLNERPQPKSGKGVAHICEICGRSLLDPFRFCSLGCKLVGIKRSGDASFTLEPKNDELMERREGISSRMVSSREDEELREGSQQDIYPPTPPPPPTSTARRRKGIPHRAPFGS; this comes from the exons ATG GAAAAATTGTTGGTGCCGCCATGGCTAGAGTCATTACTAAGCGCAGCCTTCTTTACCATCTGCCGGACACATGGAGATGCAGCCAGAAGTGAATGCAATATGTATTGCTTAGATTGTAGAGGTGATGCATTTTGCTTCTATTGCCGTTCTTCAAGACACAGAGATCATCAAGTAATCCAG ATAAGGAGATCTTCATATCATGATGTAGTGAGGGTTTCAGAGATTCAAAAAGTATTGGACATAAGTGGAGTTCAAACCTACGTGATAAATAGCGCCAGAGTCATGTTTCTCAATGAGAGGCCACAGCCAAAATCTGGGAAAGGAGTTGCTCACATTTGTGAAATTTGTGGGAGAAGCCTTTTGGATCCATTTCGTTTTTGTTCATTGGGATGTAAG CTTGTAGGAATAAAGAGAAGTGGAGATGCAAGCTTTACCTTAGAGCCTAAGAATGATGAATTAATGGAAAGAAGAGAAGGGATATCATCAAGAATGGTCTCATCAAGAGAAGATGAAGAATTGCGTGAAGGGTCACAACAAGACATTTACCCTCCTACGCCTCCTCCACCTCCTACTTCTACTGCAAGAAGAAGAAAAGGCATTCCTCACAGGGCTCCTTTTGGTTCCtaa